One Candidatus Binataceae bacterium genomic region harbors:
- a CDS encoding DUF4921 family protein translates to MLEYEMRAGGLAWVRNPISGVVSYVADLQDKNFAYTLGTQLSVSAPLDPAAMRQAVADCPFCPGNEERTFPPEVMRLTPAQLPSWDGAGQPEWVLRAFRNLFPRIPPELTGERNESYLVVEDPRHFLDLARDHADLMYTGALAASQFVAIIRMCAAIGAMARANPAVRSVVVRKNQGRESGASQPHVHQQIIGAPVDLPVLAAERAAMGANPRLFEEMADLAERCGLMLERDRELAVYLSPVGTFPHSYDVVMPGWAQTMDQMPETMLERFARALHQVLALVGAQPLDYEIHQAENLPLHAHVNVRRFPYSNVAGTLVLPKRMLESVAAFQRARYRRQGAPLPA, encoded by the coding sequence ATGCTGGAATACGAAATGCGCGCGGGTGGGTTGGCCTGGGTCCGAAATCCGATTTCCGGCGTGGTCTCCTATGTCGCCGATCTGCAGGACAAGAATTTCGCCTATACCCTGGGTACCCAGCTCAGTGTGAGCGCACCACTTGATCCAGCCGCGATGCGCCAGGCCGTGGCGGACTGTCCGTTTTGCCCCGGCAACGAGGAGCGCACCTTTCCACCTGAGGTCATGCGATTGACACCAGCGCAGTTACCGTCGTGGGACGGGGCAGGGCAACCGGAGTGGGTATTGCGCGCGTTTAGAAATCTTTTTCCTCGGATTCCGCCGGAGTTGACCGGGGAGCGCAACGAATCCTACCTGGTGGTCGAGGACCCGCGCCATTTTCTCGATCTCGCCCGCGACCACGCCGACCTCATGTACACCGGCGCGCTGGCAGCTTCGCAATTTGTGGCAATCATCCGGATGTGCGCCGCCATCGGGGCGATGGCGCGGGCCAATCCCGCGGTACGCTCGGTAGTTGTCCGCAAAAATCAGGGACGTGAGTCGGGCGCCTCGCAGCCCCACGTCCATCAGCAGATTATCGGCGCGCCGGTAGACCTACCGGTGCTGGCCGCCGAGCGGGCCGCGATGGGGGCCAACCCACGCCTGTTCGAGGAAATGGCGGATTTGGCCGAGCGCTGCGGCCTGATGCTAGAGCGCGACCGGGAGCTGGCGGTCTATCTGAGTCCGGTGGGGACGTTTCCTCATTCCTATGACGTGGTAATGCCCGGCTGGGCTCAGACGATGGATCAAATGCCTGAGACGATGTTGGAGCGTTTCGCCCGCGCCCTCCATCAAGTGCTCGCTCTGGTCGGCGCGCAGCCGCTGGATTACGAAATCCATCAGGCCGAGAATTTGCCTTTGCACGCTCATGTTAACGTGCGTCGCTTCCCTTATTCCAACGTCGCCGGCACCTTGGTATTGCCCAAACGAATGCTGGAGAGCGTGGCGGCCTTCCAGCGTGCGCGCTATCGGCGCCAAGGCGCGCCCCTGCCGGCATGA